From Malus sylvestris chromosome 1, drMalSylv7.2, whole genome shotgun sequence:
CCCGTTGATTTCAAAAATCCCGTCAATTCTATTGAGAAGTTAGAAAGAGCTCTCAAACATAGGAGAGAACTTAAGTTCTATAACTCCGAGGTAGGACACACTTTACATAGTAATCTGCTATATTTGCATCCatttcttttgctttggatATACTTGTAAAGCAAAATAACGGCGTTGTTTGTTTGGCAGATGCACTCAGCTGCCTTTGCGTTGCCTCCTTTCTTGAGGAGGGAGGTGAGTGCACTACGTGAGTCTTCAACACCGGCAAGACAAATCGGCGAGAAGTAGTTACTAGTAGCGACATCGGTTGCTTGAATAGCagatgggaaaaaaaaaaaaatagagaatagGTAATTTGTTAAGTGTGTAGATGGGGGGTTCTTGAGCTCTCCCTTGAAGGGCATTGGTGGGATTTAGGTTTATTTGTGTGTAGATGGGGTTCCTGAGCACCTACTCCAATAATTATTTGTGGATGATAATTATATAGCCATTTGACATTATGTTATTGGGAATTTACCGTGGATGATAATTATATTATGAATCAGACTTTTTAAGTTATTGTTGTACTTGAAATTTCGACTATTTCAGGTGCTTGATATTgacatgccaaaaaaaaaaaatcatcattcaCATTTTCGTAACAAAAAATACAAGGAATTGACGAGTTTAggataaatgttttgatgtTCTAATGACAATAAAATAATGACTTGTGATTGTTTTGGTGTGCTACTTACTAACAATAGCACAATGGCGTATCTAACTCTTTTGGTGTGATAATAACAATAACATAACAACTGTTTTGGAAATTTAATTAGGTTTATGATAGATATGTGTTTAGTGCCTTTCGTTATAACAAAAACTATTAAGTGGTTCTTTGTACaatcatttttttcatctctggaTGCGCATAAATTTTATAAACGCTATTAAAGAAAATTCATAGCACTTCAAAATACTATGATTTATATTAATAGCATTTCTGAAacgttagaccatctccaatggttgggctaaaagctaaatattttagcccggaaaatttagcttttagcccagaaacagcttttctgctccaaccgttctagcttaaaattttagtccgagattattaaagaatgaacttaggccttttttttgttaaattaaattaaaaataaataaataaataaatatgtagactatcgtaaattaattttatgaacattttaatctaaaaaaatttaaattctgataaatattgaaaattttaaagggAGCTTTTGATATTGGTGCCTCATTCCCCAACTTGTTTGATTAAACATCTATAGGTTTTACGTTTTAGATTGTACCGCCTCCTTTAAATGAGGAGCCAAGTAgattacaaaaactgatttcaTTTTTCTAAAATTTACGAACACTGCCATTCTTTCAAGCATTgggaatttatttatttttaccagTAGATTTTCTCCTTCTGAATTTAGTATTTCAATTCCATTAAAAATTGTCATtatcctttttattttgttgttatcCTTGGAATCTGGAAGTGTTATCTCATTGgcttttgaatttgaattgttaatggTTGCTTACTCAATATATGACAACAATTGTACCCAAGTTAAATATGATATACAAACCCGCTTGGTACACTAAAAATGTATACCACTGTTAATGTACCTATTTGGAAAActatcaataaaaaatttaaaatgtatCTAATAACTTTAAACAGACGTACCCAATTATTGACAATCGTACCAAATACATTCCAACAAACGTACTAAATTATAACTTCTAACGTAcctttttcttattattttgattCTTGGGTGCATTTTATCTCAAATGCTTTGGTACATTTGGGAAATAGAATTTAGTGGTACATTTTCTTTTAAAGGATAGTTTGTATTGGGTAGATTCAATTTAGCATTGGTATATGTTTCAAAATGATGTATTGGTACGTTTTAAGCTAGAATGGGTACGTTTCAATTTAGCATCGGTACGTTTTAAGTTGTTATTGAATGTTTCAAGCTAAAATGGGTACGTTTCAATTTAGCATCGGTACGTTTTAAGTTGTTATTGAACGTTTCAAGGTGAAATGGGTAAGTTTCAATTTAGAATCCTTATGTTTCAAGTTGTTATTGGTACATTTCAAATTGACCTGAGTACGtttcaaattgatttcaatttaaaattcaCATTTATATATCTCATGCCGAATAGCACTAATCTCAGTCCAAAGACTCCAAACTCTTCATTTTTATCAAcaacttttatattttaataataattttatgatGTGAATGAGCCAACAAAAGGGGTATAAACCCTGAcgccaaaaaaaatttcaaaattcaaagtttATAGATAATATTGGTGATTTAGTTAATAGCCATTAATAATATCCCTAAAAAAAGGTATAAATCCTGACAAGCCAAAAAAAATCCCCTTATCAACTAAAAGGATAAAGTGGGAAATTAACATATagcatttttattttaaaaaataaaccaatgacatgtaaataaaataaatttaaaaataattaggtGGACATTAGTTAAAGCATcttaatcaaatttttaaaagaaacaaatgtttaataaaaattatgtaaaaaaagAGAGGGGGATTCTAATTTAATTCCgatttttgggttaaattttAGGGGGGAATCTGGCCTTGATTTAGCATTTAGCCCAAAATTTCCCCTTGGGTTGGATTGGGTTTGGAGGGAAattttggggggtaatttggcttttaaccCACAATTGGAGATTGTCTTATAGTGGAAAAGGCTTCAGCTATTATAGCGTGGGCTGAATAGCATTTTTCTAAAACGCTATTGTATATTATTATGACATCAATGCACATTTTTTAAGTTGCCATGATCTCCACCTCTTGAGAACGCATCTCGTTTTCCTCCCACTTTAGCCGGTGTTCGGAAACTACAGCGTCCAAGTCGTTGGCCATGAGCAGAAATGCTTCTACTTTTGTCTGACATTTGACATGTTTGCCGGAGGCTGGAAGTTCGGTGAAACTGTCTGATGCACAATCGAGAAGCTCTACGCCGTAGAAGTCACCTTTCACGAGGCGCTTGGTGGCCAATGATGAGATTCCTTGCCCAGCTTGACCATCACTCAACGCGTACGTCCACACTGTCCCTTCAATAATGAACAGTATGCAGTCGACTGGATCTCCCATTCGAAAAACGAATTTGTTCTTATTGTACGTCACTGGCTTCAGACAGTCGCACATCGACTTCAACACTTCGGCAGCCATGTTTTGAAGCTTTTTTACCTAAGCACATGCGAGCGCGCACAAACATATATTATCAGAACAACATTGCAGTGAAAATGGATGATATTACCTAGCTATAGTAATAACAATGTTACTCCGTGTTGTTAACTAACTtagcattattatataatattggACTATAAACTTTAAGATTATGTTGTGCAACCTTATCTTTATTGTAATTCGAATGTTGaatgttaatatcattttgttTCAAAACAATGTATAACATAAATGAATGGTGAGAGATGGAGGTTGAGGAACATACTTTCTTAAGTCTTTTCATGCAAAAACGAAGCATCTGATGTGGTCTGATATTCTTGGGACGAATATAGAACAGAGAATTATGGAGATCAGCATCACTCTGTTGTTCCAATTCTTGTTCTTCTATGCAACTCAAGATTTGTCCCTTTGTATCACCAGGGACTTCATTTCTGGACATCCACTTGTCTACGTCATCTTGTGCATATTTTCGTCTCCTCTCCTCTTGTTTTGTAGCTTCCAACTGCATAAAAGTCTGTCTCGGCACAAATCAAATGGTTACTTAACATACTCGAAGAATGATCTCCGCATGCAGTCCCAAACACGGGAAAATTTGTTGAAAGTTAAAGTACAGAGAGATTAAATATACCAACATGCACGTTTCCAATGAGATATGTAAACAGTAGCAAGCCAACGATAGAAATGAAAACCACAAACAAGTTTTCATACACATACGTACTTGTTGTCAGATTAGTCCCAAAAGTACTGCAAAATATTTAGGTACATGATATCATATTAGACAATGTTGTTGAATATGATAACACCAAAAATTTTATTCGTTGCATATTTTATAAAAGGTTTATTTTGGTACCGGTCCATATTCAACCTAATTGTTATAATGAAATCTTAATTGTTTAAAtaatgggtaatgttagggagactaaatttgtaaaaatgatgtgtcaccaatagtaATGAGCACGTAattaacgcttaagtaataaactaatcatcaacttccatgttatttagtttctaaaatttagtttacaaatttagtctccttaacattaccCTTAAATAATTTGATCAAGCTATGACATCATTTAATGCATTTAACTCCTGCATTTATACATTTaatatcccacaaattatgaaatttaaacaaatttaaataatgtttttacaaaatgttataattacttaaaaatcaataatagaTTAATATTAATCTTCCCATAGTTCTAGCAAAAGAATAATGTACCCACTTAagtattaatatatttttttaagaaatattattgatatatttgaaaaataaaatcaatatatataattagcatgggtacattcacaaaaaaaatataggtagaaataaaaactaaaaagaatattggcacaaataaaaaaaaaaagagtacaaATTAtaagtacaaatatatgaaaaaaaaaactaaaaagtgttgcagtcctatttagaatgggaatgtgattgtgtaaatcctagaaaatatgggaatgtatcttatattcctattaggattagattacctattaaatgttgtaatcctaaagggaaaggttttactcttcctactactataaataaaggcacaatggggtgagataacacacacccacaattacacatctctctattcTTCTATCTATTGCCgcatcccctctctctctaaggcctccataattgttcagtaaattatgcctacaacacgttatcagcacgctcttgacgctacgctaacaagagagtttgatcttcaatttggggagtattacgttttaatcattcttttcatgattaatttattattttattaaattgatctacatgctattgattcaatttaatttttctgtgttgaacgtgatacaatgcATTGGAGAATTCCGTCTTTcaagaaggatcttctacaaattcaaaggcttttgttgttttctgctactcaggtacgcttaaaataaaggaagatatttgaaatgaccCATGAAGtgtgaaaacattccccatgatgcatgaaccccctacatttatatttaccttccgatatatatatattgtatatgttcatatatttgtcaatatatatacatttgtttcatgcattacgcaataattgctatgtggaatttgtgagtcaaagtattaaattaaattagaagcatatttagggtttcctaaaccctaatggattttgaacaaaaaaaaagggatatTGGACATTGCTTGGCACCCCCCCTGCGGCACAACCTTGGCAGCAGCCCTATGGGCTCCTGCTGCACCTAATAGGATCCCCAGGCCTTCGGCCTGATTGAGTAAAAAGGGCCTGCAGCCCTAGTTCTTCCTCTGTGGAAAGCCTGCAGCTTTCCTGGTCCCAAAACCGAACCCACAGCAAGCCTCGCTTGCTGGATACTTGTCCCGCATGCGCCTAGGGCCTACATCCCCTTGCCAAACCCGCTGCCAAGCCCACCTGCTTGGGCTTTTGTCCATGCAGCCCGCAATCATCAAGCCAGCCCATGAGGCTGGGACCTTTGTCCACCCGTGCTAACCCACAAGCTAGCATCAGCTGGGCTTGTCCCGTGCACCCTTCCCGTAGcccaaaaccaaaacctaaCTGCGGCTGGGGCTTCGTTCCCTCCCCGTGTGGCCTGCAACCCACCCCTTAACCCCATGGGCCGTGTCTTATGCTTAAGACAACCACCCCTGccaaaattattttttgggGCATCTTTTTTCAACCCAAAtgctattattttagcattctaaataatttaacctgtatgttaatattattttgcttctacgatcgaccccgtatggtcccgatctattgaattaattaaaagtgacatgcagtccattaatctgataatgaatccaaaattattgacctgaagatcacttttggacattaacaattcaataatttatttttatactttgaactgtcacatactttcgtagtaacgaagctctcacacttgagttcctgaagcaaactcaaatccactacactaagttagtatattgcattctgagtttcttgcaggaacctctattttatgaactaaatgttcataaactaaatcgaacctgtagtttcgaatttagtgcctttgaaaccagaagttttcataaaacaatacacccatgaaaactcgacgtttttcatgaaaaccatgtcttagaactcgaatgttctaactttgatgcttatggatgattcattcccatagcaccaatcgcaatcttgttccctcaaaTTCAGTGAattgtcgaaccgtcacaagtttgattttcctgatttggacgtttctaatataaaccactttatgtggggtacaatATGTGAATCTCCACATGACTATTAAGAAGCTGAGAAatcattgaagccaacaatggtatggaagagctgaataagcctctgccatgatcttcattcgaagacttatgctcaaagcattacaaatggaagtacctcccgaacgaggattccatggctcaagaataagggataatattcccaaaccttaaccctgcagaatctacttccgtcttgatggaatagaccattggttatgcacctgtttgtgcccttaccaatgttgttgaagagtaccattctagtagtcaatatgtgagattgaTTTTGCTCCACCGAATATCGTTGGAATAGCAAAATTGTGACATgaatggccttgttggccgaatccaccaaagtaactttggtttactttgtgaacatttttccatgttcttggattcaagtttggtgtatgttttacttatggataatcttattgatattgtcctcgaatatgagttaattgaatcatgtttcttaatacatgtgaccaattcaattaaccacgtgattaggtaggaatgtgggaaagttagttgtctggatgaatgcgtactacgcacactaactttacacctaaatcacatctctaacaacgacttcaggtctatccaacctgattaagagcattggcacgctcctcgttgtatgaatgatactgaattattatttaagggaccttaaattcttcttgacgttgagtttttaaggatattcgagatgacaatgatcataaatgaaaccactgaagaaaatagagtgaaatatcttccacctccaaaaatgagcccgaagctttgatttggggccaatgggttgtctcctaactgggaatacaccacatgtggccggcctatagcctggtgattgagcagtttacttgctttggcacaaccttttgggacacttaggtcgaacaatgatgctacaacgcATCTCCTTATCTAAAGTAAGGAttttgtgcctacaagcacactttgccaatcttgctcattagggaaattgattttctataacATTTCTTGCAAAGATACGAAACAACTCCATTTTCGcaatggattcaagggaatatatgtggactaatccaaccaaagattttatatttttattataagtAGTGTCGCTTATAAGCGACATCAAATTGAGGACgatattataaattataaatttttatatagGTAGTGTCGCTTATAAGCGACACAAAGTgtgatatttttaattgttatttatTACTtggtgtcggttttaaccgacatcATATCAGGTTTCTATGTCGCTTTAAAGCGACGTCAGTTTAAAGCGACGCCGttgttcctttttattttatattactttgtTTTATGGTGGCAGATTAAGGGGCCTAAGCGACATCAATACCCTTTTGTGACGGTAGCATTGGTGTCACTTTCTTAATCCGACATTGCACGATTTAATGTCGATTTTTTTCCAATAATCCGACAGTAAGTGGCTTTTCTTGTTGTTTTTAATTCGACAGTATTAtccccttttgtagtagtgatatCATATAATACGCTAGAAAAACATCATTAATCGGAGAGATTTTTATTGTATCGGAAACACAATCTACTCTCAAATGagtatcacatgcaagtaacatgacttaaattgatgaaaaattgaatatagtagcttcgaATATAATATTATGAATGTGATTGGAAGATTTGTATAATTGAAGGActgatttttcttaaaaaaatagtttagggatCTAATTTTCACTCGGGTGATAATTTAAAGATTAAAATAACATTTCATCCTAGATTATATGATTGACATCAATAAAATATTGAGTAGGAAACACAAAAACCTCAGTTACATCTTTTAAAGAAATATAATATTTTGTCTACACGTATGGGAAAAGCACAAAAACAAAGACAAAGaataaagaacaaagaaaaaataacaaaGAGACAGAGCGAATAACAAAGAACAAAGGGACAAAGAGCGAAGAACAAAGAACAAAGAACAAAGAGGAAAGAACAGAGGGAAAGAATAAAAAGAGAGAACAAGAAACAACAAACAAGTGAactcaaattttgttcacacaaAGAATCTCGTCTTGGTGTTTAATATATGGGAAAATGCCAAGATATTTTCTCCACAAGggaccaacaacatcaaattaacataaaaaatatagaTAATGCTTGAGTTCTCTATAACGATTTATTTGTCCTACCACTTATGGtcagggccggcccaggcccagtgccaCAGGGGCAACTGTCCAGGGCCCCAAAATGAAGAGggcaccaaaataaaaaaaaacccatataactaagtattaaaaaaaaaaaaaattcacagcCCAAATAGGGGCTGGCAAGAGCCCAAAGGCAACAAAAGGGCCCAGAAGACCCAgccgaaaataaaaaaaaaaaaaaaaaaaaaaaacataacaagacATAACAGGACCAGTGGTCCCAATCAAACCCTAATCCCTAATATATTTTAACCTTTCCCGATTCCCCACCCACCCACCTCCCTTTTGTTCCCTACATCCCTCACTTTCCTTCCCTGCccatcatttttctttctttgaattaTTAGTGTTGTGCTTTGGTTTGCTCTGCCTCTGCCGTTCAACTTCTTTGCT
This genomic window contains:
- the LOC126615418 gene encoding putative cyclic nucleotide-gated ion channel 13, whose protein sequence is MQLEATKQEERRRKYAQDDVDKWMSRNEVPGDTKGQILSCIEEQELEQQSDADLHNSLFYIRPKNIRPHQMLRFCMKRLKKVKKLQNMAAEVLKSMCDCLKPVTYNKNKFVFRMGDPVDCILFIIEGTVWTYALSDGQAGQGISSLATKRLVKGDFYGVELLDCASDSFTELPASGKHVKCQTKVEAFLLMANDLDAVVSEHRLKWEENEMRSQEVEIMAT